The genomic segment GTCCCAAGTTTAAAAAGCCAAATTATTCAGGTGGACCTTTCAAAGGAAGCTCTGGCAATACTGGCAATAGGGAAGGGAAGTGGTGCGACACCTGTAAACAGTATCATACCGGAGAATTTTATCGGAAGACAGGCGCATGTTTCAAGTGTGGACATGTAGGTCATCGAATTAAGGAATGTCcagaaaacaaagaaaaagggGCGGGACCCAGAAAGCAGAATGAAAACAAGACCAATGCTCGGGTGTATACAATCACCCAGGAAGAAGCTGATAACACCAACGAGGTGGTGGCATGTACTATTCTACTCAATGACATACCTGCATAtactttgtttgattgtggtgctacgcactCGTTTGTGTCCAAAAGATTTGCTAAGAAACTTAAAGTTGAACATGATATTCTTAGTGAGCCGTTAAGAGTGGCAACACCGGCGAGCAAAATAATTGAGACCCACAAAATGTATAGAAATTGTAAAATATGTATCAGCAAACAAATTTTTGAGGCAGAATTAATTCAACTCAATAgggttgagtttgacatcattcttggaatggactggttagctaaaaaccatgccatagtagactgtcaaaagaaagatattagactTCAGACTCCGACTAAAGAAGAAGTCATATATCAcggaaaatccaaagaaaaaaatCTCTGTTATCGGCCTCGCAAGTCTGGAAGGCCATAAAAGGAGGAGAAGAAATTTATCTGGCAATGATCGATGAGATCAAAGTAGAAGAGGTCCCAaagttggaagatattccaATTATTCAAAAACTTCCAGATGTTTTTCACGAGGAATTACCGGGTGAGATACCCGATagggaagtagaatttgaaatcaatttggtccgTGGTGCTGCGctaatctcaaaagcaccataccgaatggctccaacTAAATTAAATGAGTTAAAGGAACAACTTCAGGAATTACTGGACAAGAAGCAGGTTCGCCCTAGTGCATCTCTGTGGGGAGCCCCAGTGCAGTTCGTAAAGAAAAAAgatggaagcatgaggctatgcattgactaccgggagttaaACAAGATCACCaaaaagaacaagtacccactcccGAGAATAGAGGATCTTTTTGATCAGCTAAAAGGAGCCAGAGTTTTCTCAAAACTCGATCTAagatctggttaccatcagctgaaagtcAAAACTGAGGAtatccctaaaactgcttttatgacgagatatggacattacgaatttacagtaatgccttttggcctaacaaatgctcctgcagcattcatggatcttatgaatcgAGTGTTTAAATCatatctcgacaagtttgtggttgttttcatagatgatatcttGGTATACTCACCAAGTGAGGAAGAACACAGAGAACATTTGCGTCTCACGTTGAAAACActgagagaaaaggaactatatgccaaattcaagaagtgtgaattttggttaaaaagtgtggTGTTCCTAGgtcatataatttctgaattaggggtgtcagtagaccctaagaaagtagaggcaatcaaaGATTGGTCTCAACCGAAAACAGTAACcgaagtaagaagttttctgggattagctggctactatagaaaatttgtggaaggattttcttcgatagccattccactcaccaaacttacttagaaaaattcgaaatttatttggaatgaagcatgtgagaAGAGTTTTGAAACCCTGAAGACAAAACTCATAACTACACCAGTATTAATCCTTCCTGAAGACGGCAAGAACTTCACAGTGTACagtgacgcttcaaagggaggGTTAGGATGTGTACTTATGCAAGAAGGTCAGATAATTGCTTATGCTTCACGACAATTGAAACcgtatgagaagaattaccccactcatgaccTGGAGTTAGCTGCAGTTGTGTTTGCGCTcaaaatctggaggcactacctttatggagtgAAATGTGAAGTATTTACTGaccaccagagcctcaagtacatttcacccaaaaagaattaaacatgaggcaaagaaggtggatggaacttctaaatgattatgatttggtaATAAATTATCATCCagggtaaggcaaataaggtggctgatgcattgagccgaAAATTTTTGGAAAAGTAAGCTTATTTTCACTATCAGCGCAACCAGGACTTCGGGAAACCATCAAATTGAAGCAGAACCAAGACACCTCCAAccttaaaattaaagaacagATCCAAGAAGGAAGAGTTCCAGAATTCCAAATGGATGAGAATGGTATCCTTTGGATGAAAGGACGGTTGTTTGTACCCGATATCGACGGAATTCGAGAAGATGTCATGAccgaggcacataaatcgagattttcGGTACATCCAGGAAGCACCAAAATGTACAGAGACCTGAAAAAcaattactggtggaacggaatgaagaaggacgtggctgtctttgtttccaagtgcctaacctgtcaacaagtcaaggcagaaTACCAACGGCCTGGAGGACTTTTACAGCCATTGGAAATACCAAAATAgaagtgggataacatctccatggattttgtggtaggaCTACCAAGATCAAGGCAAGGTCACGATGGAATTTGGGTAATTATCGACAGACTGACCaaatctgcacatttcttgccagtgCGGATGATTTACAACTTTGATAAGCTAGCTACTTTATATATGGACAGCATAGTGAGATTACACGGAGTCCCAGTAAGTATactgtctgacagagatccaagattttggaaaagttttcaaaagGCTATGGGAACTAAGGTCACTCTCAGCACGGCTTATCATCCACAAACTGATGGTCAAACCGAGAGAACGATTCAGACCCTCGAGGACAAGCTGAGAGCATGTGCTTTGGATATTCCTGGAAACTGGAGTGAACAGTTACCCCTGATAGAATTCGcctataacaatagctatcacagtagcatcgagatggctccgtatgaggctcTGTATGGCCAaaagtgtaggtcgcctctatattgggatgaagtcggagaaaaagctgttacCGGACTAGAGCTTGTTCAATTAACGGTTGACAAAGTAGCCATAATCAAGGAAAGACTCAAGGCAGCCCAAGAtagacaaaagagctgggccgATTTGAAGAGAAGACCGTTGGAATTGGAGATTGGTGAAAAGGCTTATGTCAAGGTCTCTCCTATGAAGGGAGTAGTTCGGTTCAGTAAATCCGAAAAGTTAAGCCCGAGATATGTGGGACCGTTTGAGATACTGGAGAAGGTGGGAACCTTAGCCTACCGTCTAGCTTTGCCGCCTGATATGTCCAGAATTCACAAtgttttccacatctcacaactGAGGAAATATGTCCCAGACCCGAGTGATATACTCAAGGTTGcaccactgatgattgaagAAATCTCAATGAAGAACTcaaatacgaagaagtccctatCCGAATAGTGAACACAAAATACCAAGTGTTGAGGCATAGAACAATCTCTTATGTCAAAGtgcagtggtcaaatcataccgaaagggaggccacttgggaactCGAAGAGAAAATGCGCTCACAATATCCTCATTTATTCAAAAGCTCGAGCTgatccaagtttcgaggacgaaactttcaataaggagggagggatgtcaGAACCTAGGATTTTCCGACCCGAAGCAAATCATGTAAAAAATTCGAACTTGAAATTTAACTCAAACTAAGCTTAACAACTTTCATTTTAACTATAGaacttaaatatgaacttagatttCAGCTAACTTGACTCGAGAAAGTAGCTTCAAAGCTCGGAGACTGACTCAACGAGAGGTCAAGCTGCAAGTAACCATATCCATCAAAGAGTCGTCACTGGAAGAGTAAATCCCCAGTTCAAGGACTCGATCTGTCAGCTCAcagcagctcaaccaagcttgtcctaacaagaccaaaaagggagctatagGATGAGCCAAGAGTTTGGACAAGTTAAATGTGCAGGAAATAACCTTTGAGTTAACCCATGaaggattaaatgataatatggtTCGGTTTTTTCCTTCCTGAATTCCCCTGTCGAAGAGAGAGATTGAAACAATTTATCCTTGAGACTTGTATTGTGATttgtaatattaataatttcttATGTTAATTCATCAATTGTTGAATATCATTATGAGAGACGGAACCATATTTATATTTCTCGCATCCTCTCTATATTGTCAATCTACTTCTTTTTTAGGGTAATTTTTTCACTCTAGAAGAACACAAGTGGAAATAATCCAACCAagtttattaataaaaaaaatatgaaaactcAACAAACACTATTCAGTATTCAAAAGTGTTTTTTTTCTACGTAAATATAAATAGTAAGGAGTACCTGAAATACGATATCGAGACGCAAGCTCCAATCCTCCGAACAAAACAAATCACTCAAACCCCCCGCCGACCGACCACCCCCGCCGCCTCCGCTGCCGACCATCCCCTAAGACAGCCGGCCGACAGCTGCCGCCGCACGGCTCCCGCTACCAACGCCACTACCGACCCCCCCTCC from the Primulina tabacum isolate GXHZ01 chromosome 8, ASM2559414v2, whole genome shotgun sequence genome contains:
- the LOC142554687 gene encoding uncharacterized protein LOC142554687 gives rise to the protein MSEFENFKQAPDMSVMEYTSWFNDLGTYVPTIMSDETLKMHRFKKGLNSRIQSALAVFKPNSFADFMGVAMSAETDIKRREEENKNKRPMVNQSTQNGPKFKKPNYSGGPFKGSSGNTGNREGKWCDTCKQYHTGEFYRKTGACFKCGHVGHRIKECPENKEKGAGPRKQNENKTNARVYTITQEEADNTNEVVACTILLNDIPAYTLFDCGATHSFVSKRFAKKLKVEHDILIWKAIKGGEEIYLAMIDEIKVEEVPKLEDIPIIQKLPDVFHEELPGEIPDREVEFEINLVRGAALISKAPYRMAPTKLNELKEQLQELLDKKQVRPSASLWGAPVQFVKKKDGSMRLCIDYRELNKITKKNKYPLPRIEDLFDQLKGARVFSKLDLRSVLILPEDGKNFTVYSDASKGGLGCVLMQEGQIIAYASRQLKPYEKNYPTHDLELAAVVFALKIWRHYLYGVKCEGKANKVADALSRKFLENIVRLHGVPVSILSDRDPRFWKSFQKAMGTKVTLSTAYHPQTDGQTERTIQTLEDKLRACALDIPGNWIGEKAVTGLELVQLTVDKVAIIKERLKAAQDRQKSWADLKRRPLELEIGEKAYVKVSPMKGVVRFSKSEKLSPRYVGPFEILEKVGTLAYRLALPPDMSRIHNVFHISQLRKYVPDPSDILKVAPLMIEEISMKNSNTKKSLSE